The genomic stretch ACGGGGTTGCCTGCGCAGGGAATTGGGCGTAGGCTTTTGGCAATTAAAAAACGATCGGTCTAAATTATGCGTGATGCAATGACAATTCCACCGGAAGCCGCGCCAGAGGTGGCTAAAAAGCCCCGCCGTGGCCGTCCGCCGAAAACCGAACGCGAGTTTGCGGATACGCGTGAAGCGCTGATCCGCTCAGGTCTGGAAGTCATCACGGAGATGGGCTATCTGTCTGCGGGCATCGATGCGGTGATTAAAAACATCTCCGTGCCCAAAGGATCGTTCTACCACTATTTCGCCAGTAAACAGGATTTCGGCATGACGGTGCTGACGGCCTACGGTGCGTTTTTCGCCCACAAGCTCGACAAATTTTTACTCAACGACGCATTGCTGCCGCTGCAACGCATCGGTGCGTTTGTCGAAAACGCAGGTCAGGGCATGGCGAGATTTGAATTTAAACGCGGCTGCCTGGTCGGCAATTTATTACAGGAATCACCGCTGCTTCCCGATGATTTCCCGGAAAAGCTGAAAGCGATTTTGCAGGAATGGGAATGCCGCGTGGCGCGTTGTCTGGAAGAAGCGCAGCGGGCGGGCGACATAAACGCCGACACGCCACCGGCGCAGCTGGCGGAGATCTTCTGGTCGGGCTGGGAAGGCGCGGTGATGCGCGCCAAACTGTTCCGTTCAGCCGGGCCCCTGAATCAGTTTTGGGCCTATTTTCAGAAAAGCCTTCAATAAGAAATTCAAAAATAGCACCTGCAATCATTACGTTAGTCATCGCATTTCTAACGACAACTCTTCGAACGCCTGAATAATTAAGGGAAAAAAATGAAAGCACTGGTTCTGGAACAGCAAGACAAAGCCACACTGGCCGAAGTTAAAGAGATCGCACTGCCGGAAATGGCGGAAGGCGATGTGCGGGTGGATATCAGCTGGTCTGGTCTAAATTACAAAGACGCGCTGGCGATCACCGGCAAAGGCAAAATCATCCGTCAGTTTCCGATGGTGCCGGGGATCGATTTTTCCGGCCGCGTCAGCCGCAGCAATGACGCCCGTTTCACCGTTGGTCAGCCGGTTATTCTCACCGGCTGGGGCGTGGGCGAAACACACTGGGGCGGTCTGGCAGAACAGGCTTGCGTGAAAGGCGACTGGCTGGTGCCTTTGCCGGAAGGGCTGGCGGCGCGGAATGCGATGATCATCGGCACGGCGGGCTTCACCGCCATGTTGTGCGTGATGGCGCTGGAAGAGGCGGGCGTTAAACCGGAGAGCGGAACCGTCGTCGTGACCGGTGCCAGCGGTGGCGTGGGCAGCACGGCTGTCGCCTTGCTGCATACGCTCGGTTATACCGTTGCCGCCGTTACTGGCCGCGAGTCCACCCACGATTACCTGCGTAAACTGGGTGCCAGCGAAATTCTCTCCCGCGATGATTTCGCCGAAACCCGTCCGCTGGAAAAACAAATCTGGGCAGGCGCGGTGGATACCGTCGGTGACAAAGTGCTGGCCAAAGTGCTGGCGCAAACCAACTACGGCGGCTGCGTGGCGGCCTGCGGGCTGGCGGGCGGTTTTGGTCTGCCGACCACCGTAATGCCGTTTATTCTGCGCAACGTGCGTTTGCAGGGCGTCGATTCCGTTTCTGTCCCGGCTGACCGCCGTTCTGCCGTCTGGGAACGTCTGCTGAAAACCCTGCCGCAGAGTTTCTACGAGCAGGCGGCGACTGAAATCACGCTGGAACAGGCTCCGGTCGTGGCGGCAGATTTCCTCGATAATAAAATTCAGGGCAGAACGCTGGTGAAAATCACCGGTTAACCGCCATGCCCGGCATCCTCAGGGTGGCCGGGCGCTTTACCCGTTCATTTTTTCTTCCTCTATAAAGAATTCCCCGCGTTCGGCCGATAAATACCTTGTTCGTCTGAGAAAATGATTCCTTATTTTCCAAATGACTCATATTGCAGCGCAAACACACTCAAATAAAAATACGCATGGGGAAAGTATGGATAATTTTCAGAAAGAAATTGATGAAAGAACAAATCTGACGTCGTCTAACCGGTTTGAATTGCTGTTGTTCCGTCTGGGCTCATCGCCTGACGAAGATCAGTCAGAATTATTTGGCATCAACGTCTTTAAACTGCGTGAAATTGTCCCTATGCCGACGCTGACCAAAGCGGCGGGAATGTCATCGCCGATGATGGGGATGACCAATATTCGCGGTGAAATTATTCCGGTGATTGACCTGCCTGCGGTCGTCGGGTGTGTGCCGAAAACCGGGCTGAATATTTTGCTGGTCACCGAATATGCCCGCAGCACGCAGGCGTTTGCGGTGGAA from Rahnella sikkimica encodes the following:
- the acuR gene encoding acrylate utilization transcriptional regulator AcuR, with amino-acid sequence MTIPPEAAPEVAKKPRRGRPPKTEREFADTREALIRSGLEVITEMGYLSAGIDAVIKNISVPKGSFYHYFASKQDFGMTVLTAYGAFFAHKLDKFLLNDALLPLQRIGAFVENAGQGMARFEFKRGCLVGNLLQESPLLPDDFPEKLKAILQEWECRVARCLEEAQRAGDINADTPPAQLAEIFWSGWEGAVMRAKLFRSAGPLNQFWAYFQKSLQ
- the acuI gene encoding acrylyl-CoA reductase (NADPH), coding for MKALVLEQQDKATLAEVKEIALPEMAEGDVRVDISWSGLNYKDALAITGKGKIIRQFPMVPGIDFSGRVSRSNDARFTVGQPVILTGWGVGETHWGGLAEQACVKGDWLVPLPEGLAARNAMIIGTAGFTAMLCVMALEEAGVKPESGTVVVTGASGGVGSTAVALLHTLGYTVAAVTGRESTHDYLRKLGASEILSRDDFAETRPLEKQIWAGAVDTVGDKVLAKVLAQTNYGGCVAACGLAGGFGLPTTVMPFILRNVRLQGVDSVSVPADRRSAVWERLLKTLPQSFYEQAATEITLEQAPVVAADFLDNKIQGRTLVKITG